The following nucleotide sequence is from Apium graveolens cultivar Ventura chromosome 4, ASM990537v1, whole genome shotgun sequence.
CACAATTAGACAATTAGTTGAGCAAAGGGATCTAAATGTTTTAAAAACGGAATCTTTCCTTCATATGAAACGAAGACAAGTGGCATTCATAAGCGAAGATACCTTGTCCAGAGTAAGAGCCAAATTCTGAAGTCGCTGGTTGTAGACACCCTCAGCCTATACCCAATCCagaagaataagaataagaacgTTAGCAAGTAACTCATGTTCTTCTTAAATATGCAAAAGAAACAAGAACATGCTAAGCTGCTACATGCAAACAACTGTGCTCACCTGCACTTCAGCCTCAGCTTTCTCATATTCGTCCTCAGCTTTCTCATATTCCGAGCCAACCTCAGCAAAATATTTGTTCTTCTCTTCCGTATTATGCTTTATTATCTCAGCTGGAAGCTTGACCCTCTCAAAATTGATAAACCTCACCTTCAAGGTACAGAAGAAAATAAGTACTATAAATAACGTGCAGTCATGGTAGGCAGGGGATAAATTAATACCAAACGAGCAGAATAAGCTATTAGCCAATCAGGAAGCCCGCCAAGTAAACAACTGCCGAGTCCAGCCTTCCCCAACTCAATGTAATCATCTTCAGATACTGAATTCACTTCACATGCCTCTAGCATCAATTGATGTCGATCAAGAATTCCATGGGACTCTTTAAGTACCTGGACAAGATTACAGATAGACATATCACATATGCAATAAAAACTTAAAgactgattttttttttaaaaaaactttaGCAATAAATTTGTTTCAAATCATTTTACCGAGGACAATAAAAAACTATAAAACAGGCATGAAGTAATTAAGCAAGGCATTAATCCACGTATGTGGGAGTCAAAAATTCCTAGGAATATCTAGGAGATTAGGATTTCACCATTTAGCAAAGGAAACTAACAACCATCCATTCACATTTTGAATGTAATATTAATTATACTGGTACCTTCTGAAAGGCTCCTTCCCCAGTCAGATTTAAATAGCTTCCGCGACACACGTGATTTCCACACAGGCAAACAGATGCTTCATATTCTTCCTTACTCTGAAGCATTTACAACAAACATGAGCGTCCTACGACATATTAACACAAAATACACAACATACACAAAGTACTGTCTCAAGACAATCTCAGCACCAaaaaaagatttaaaaaaaaaaactcTGGAAGGCTAGAGTGACTTGCCTCTGTAACAGAGTTATAATCAAATGTCACTTCTTCACCATATCCAATAGGGCGTACAGTATATATACCAATTTGGTATTGACCCTCAATAGCAGTTACTCTGCAACCATCAACAAGAAGGTAAATATAATTTCAAGACAGCTAAGATGCTTCATTCATGTGTGGTGAAACAAAATATAAACCGGGGTAACAAATTATGATGCGGTAAAAAATCAGCGTCAAACATATACAGAGATCTTTAGAAAAATATAATTTGCCATTGTAGTTTTAGGTATCAAGAGAATTATTAGATTCAATCCTGGATAACCAAGTATAGGCAACAAACTAAAAGTCAATGATGGAAAAATAAAGACATTTTCCTCTTAAGAGAAGATTTCCAAGTATTAATAGGAGTTTGAGCTGAAGTGATAAACACATATTCATCATCACATACCTTAGGAGGGAAAAAGTTACTATTAACATAAGTATAAATAAagaaatgataaacacataatgATAGTCACATTACATACCTTGGTAGGAGGGAAAAAATAAATGTTTACACGAGTATAAATATTATTAAGACCAAGGAAGAAGAAACTAACTTTGCTTCACAATTAGGGCTACAAGAATGACAAATGCGACTTGCATAATTAGCCTTGTGCATTGCATCAATAACTACTAAATCATAACCATCAGCATCACCCTGCCACAAAAATGCACAATCAGGTAAATTATTGACAGGAATAATgacaattaaatatatatatatatatataaaagaccTCACGATACCTTTGGCCTCTCAAGGTAAATATTGTAGAACTCCGGTGCTGGATCTTTACTGTCTTTCTGTAAAGAACGAATCCCATCTTGCTTCTCAAACCATTTCCAGGCAGGGTAAATCTGTCATCAAGAggaaagatcaaactttaacacACAAGATTGGCTTAGAACTCTAAATCTGCAGCACATAATCAAGAACACATTATTACCTCTCCCagaaactccacaacaaaatcGTCCTTAACAAAGCCACCTTCTTTGTTGCATACAACACCAAGCCCCTGTTCAGAACATCAAAACAGAAGTAATGATACAAAAAACATTTTTACTGAGTAAATGATTGGAAACTGATGCCATTATTTATGCAGCTACATGTTACCTTTCTGTAAGCAACATAATTGTCCTTGGGACGACTTTTAATGGAATTTAGAATATATCGGCATACTCTTATGGTTCGTGTATCATGGTCTTTCTCAGAAGTTTTAAGGATGTCTGCAATAACAGGCTCCAGTGAGTACTTCATAGGAGCTTGTTCAGTGCCTGTGAAGGTTCTGGCTTGCTTATTTAAAGTACGGAGGAGCACATCTTCAATAAAGACACGTTTATCAGAAAGAGGCCAATCAAAATCTTCAGGCATTGAATCAAGTAGCAGATTATGCGTGTATGGATCAATGCCATAAACTTCTTGTTCCAACACCTCATCTCCAAGCCGCTTCCGAGGTTTATAGTCTTTAATTTCAGGAATTTCCATTGACATATCGGTGCCACTTCTTTGGAGATCAAGCTTCTCCTTATATTCATCAGGTAAAGACACCTGCATCTTTCTTTCCACTTCTTCCTCATCCGCTACAATGACATAGCGATCAAGCACTTCATATTTCCTAGTAACAGGGGGCACAAGACTCACGTTTGTCATACGGGCACCCCATTCACGGTTCTCAGAAAAAGCCTCACAACTATCATCTGCATTAAAATAGTCATCCCATCTTGACTCCTTTCCTCTGCCTTCCGACTCAAAATTCAATTCACTTTCTGAGGAAGAAGAGTTATCATCTGTTTCCGTTCTTTCAGATGATCCATAAGATGCTTCACTTCCTAAATCCATGGACCTTTTATTTAACTTGGATAGATGTCGCTTAATTTCTTCATCAGAAACATACTGTCCATTATCAGGCACACCATTGAGAAAGGATGATCCATTACCCCTTATCGCGTATCTCCTATCAGTTAGTTTATTGGTTTCCCTGTACTTTGAGGAAGCAGTATAGAACCCCGGAGGTGAGTCATCTCTCCATGTCTTTATCGACTCCTCGCTCTCATGGAAAGATTTTGAGCCATTGTCCAAACTTGTGGCAAGCCGAATAAACAAGGTAATGATGTTATTCATGCTTCTGGCATCACCCCGGTTTTTTCTTCTGGTTTAATATGAAAGTAAAACAACATGATCAGTTCACATACTAATAActcataaaaaaataattattgcCAATAAAGATTGTGAACTCTAATACAATAATTTAACACATACATATAATTTAAAGTCAAGCAAGTCCAATGCAATGCTAAAGTTGGTTGCATTTTTATAATTTGGAACCAAATGTTAAAAATCTCAACTCCATAGGGGTTCAATATTTGGATGCAAATATGCATAAATGCATACTTGGTTCTAAATTTGAAACCAAAGGAGCATATATGCATCTAGCCACATCATCAAATAACCATAACTGAAATGCATATTGGTGTGATTTAAATGAAATTTAGGAGAGATAAAAAATTAGTTAAATTTGCAATTATTTAGTTGCAAAACTGCAACTAGCATTGGAGTTGTTCTATTTTAGCACCAAAAAGCAAAGGCTATAGCAATTTTGCATCAAGCATTGGACTTGATCTAAGACATCCCACAGTAAAATTCAAGATCTTAGTAATACCTACACAATTGTTTACCACAGCATTAGATTCTAGTATAGCGGAGTACATTTTAAGAAAAAAATTCATGAGCAGAATTTGAGGAGGGGACATTCACTAATTCAAaaatttaagaattttttttatGACCAAAAATAAGGAATTAAAACCACTATTTATATGCAACCTTAACTACTTCCTAACTCAGTAAGTTCCAAAATATCATCCAGGAGTAAATAGATAACTAATACAACATATATTAGGCATATATTTTATATCTTGAATACTCTAGATCTGGATATGGGTATCCAAAGCCATTTGTACTGATTAATCTATGTCTTGCGAGCTTGCCGTACATTATAAACCCAAAAATTTAATGAAAGGGCAAGggaagaattttttttttttaaaaggaAGCATAGGTTACTTCATCGCGTCTCTGCACATCCGGCTTATATCTTCCTTAATGGAGCTCAGTCCGTGGCCAGCATAATAACCATTCTGCATTCTGCGTGTAATCTCTGCAACCTGGCAATTTTTAAAAAGGATACAACTCACAATAAGATAATAAGATATAAATAACTCACCAACAAAAGAGAGCAAGTATCTTTGTACCTTGGGCTCAAAGAAATCGAAGGTATTCTCCTTCATGATAACCTTTAATCTTGATGTGAGAAATTCCTCCACCTTTTTATATTCCTTCTCTGATTTTCTGATAACCAGGCGCCTTAAATGGGCACCCCTAGACAGGATGGATGATGATCTCCTTGCATCAAAAAGTTTTGAACGTTTATACAAGCTTCTGCGAAACAACTGATTTGCACCGTCTCTCACACTTAAATTTTCTAAATAATGTCTCAGGCCGCTAGAATCCTCATATTGACTACCTATACCATCAGAAATCTTAAACACTGATGTTCTCTCATTTATGTGTTCGAGAGTCCTCGTTCTTGAATGTAGACCACGGCTACTTACCCAGATGATACTTGGAAACCTGGATATCAAGTCTTCAAACTGGCTGCAACCTCTAATATCTACATGTGATATAGAAGGTAGCAACTGAAGAACTCCTTCAAGTGTACCAGAAGTAATATCTGTGCAACCACGTAAAACCAGTGAAGTAATCTTTTTTTTATTATAACATTCCTGCAAGGAAATTTACCATCACATTTCAAAGATATCAGCCTATTTGTAGCAGCAGCCATACAAACATCTGAtaagaaattattttaagtttCAACTTACCAGGATGCTACATATCATCGAATCAGTACAATAGGGAGCAACAGAGGACAAGTCAGCTTGTACGCAGATATCTTTGTATAATTTCGACACAAATCTCCAGTGCTTACAGGTTGATGCAGCATGAACAAGAGATTTTAGGTCAGCCCTCAGAGAGTGAAATACTCGTGCAAGCACAAGGCCGTCAAGAAGACCCCAGCATCCGATTTGAATCTCGGCTGCAATGTCTTCTTTAGAAAATGTAACATCCTTGCAAAGATCTTCAAACAAGCACTCATCATTCTGGACTGCCGTTACATCTGCTTCTAATTCATGATTTTCTTCACTTCCATCAACCAGAAGTCTGGCTCTTTTAATGTCACGATATTGATCTGCACCAATTAGTAATGCTTTACTATTCGTAtgtttataaaaaattataaggGAGGAAAGTAGTGCATAAGGAAGAAGAGGACATAGTAAACCTAACTTTGCAAGTTGACTACACCACAAAAAAGTAAATAACAAGTTTTCTTTCTTATGCAAAATGGAGTAGGTGAAATGCCTTAAAAAAATTCTATGGCAGCAAAAATTCACCCCAGTATTAAGAACAAATGATAATCAGATCTTTAATTAGAAGAGCAGGTGGTAATGACAAGTCACGATATTAAAAGTTATGATGGCATAAAGCAAAGTTTCATAAGAAACTTGATAGCTTAAGGGAAAAAAAAGTTTGCTTGAATCGATTCAATTGACATTCACACAACACATAAAGACAAAACTGGGCCAGGTCACATGTGCAAGTGTGCAACAATATATTATACTTCAGTTTTTACCTTTTAGTGGGTTCAAAAACATCTTTGCTAGCTATACACAATTAAAACTACCAAGATTTTCATGCTTAAATACTATACTACTCTGAAGCTTGACCTATCATGCTTGGAGTGAGAAGCATCCTCACATGGCTGTTACGTTTGCTTGCGTGCATTTATAGTTTTCATTATTCGCCCGAGAATCGACCACAGAGTAATACATTTACACAACACTGCCTGGCATATTACTTAATGTTTCCATGCCAACACTCCGGAGTGAAAATAAGTAACAGCCAGTTTTAATTTTGACTGGTCAGATATGAGGTCCAATTCAAAATCTATAATAGAAGGACAGATTCCACCTTGACTTGTACCCCTACTAACTGATCAGAATTGAAGAACTATATGATGCATTACTTCCTAACATGTAGACATAAAGAATCCAAAAGCATACAAATCTTATATTAGATTCAGTTGTACCTGATCTTTGGAATCGATTATTGACAGACACATTATTTGTGTATTTTTCCATCTCTTTTCGTGGCTGTCGCGCACTGATCCATGGTTCAAGAACCTCATTAATAGCTGCAGCAAATTCCCGACTCTTGTAAGACTTCATTACCAGTTCATGGAGCTTGCCTCGAGTATAACCAATATAATGTGGATGCAAACTGTCCAATGAGTTAAAAGGAAAGGTTTCAATAAGGGCATCACACTTGGATTCTGAATGATAATCTGTAGAATTATCACCAGACATACAACTGGTCTCTCTTTTGATCTTTCCAGCAGCTTGAGAAGCCTGTGCTACTAAGATAACCGGAACCCAGATGTTATCAACTTTTCTGAAAACACTGGCATGTTTCTGAATGATACCCTGTTCTGCCAATACCTGTATCTCTGAAGATAATAATGGCCCTTGTTCATGTCCAGTACCATTAAGGTAATACCAGTCACCCACATGTAACTCAAGATCATCTGCTGTGCAAAGACGGTCTTTCGGTACATTAATGAAAGTTAAGCTTTTCAGACCTCCCTCCGAGTTTTGATCATGCATGTTCTTAATGCTCAAATCACCTTCTTCTGATGGTCTCTTTATATCAGTCGTTGAAGAACAGTGTCTGCTAGCCCTTAAAGAGTACATATCCTTCACGTTAGCTTTTGTGCGAGGTTCAGATACAAAGGAACCATGGTCCTTAACAACACAGGTATTTATTCGGATAACTGGAAGCATTGTTCCTCTCACTCCCCTAACAGCAACAGATTTACTTTGACTTAATCTGATAATACTACTAGAATGATTCAATTCATCTGGCGAGGAAAATGCCCAAAGTGGGAGATTAAGTCTTCCATTAGAA
It contains:
- the LOC141721002 gene encoding histone-lysine N-methyltransferase ATXR3-like, translating into MGDGGVACAHLQPVMDQFSGSESSGLSFRGGKESKFDSKVVNFDEKEMKRSTEISAMGCFGNSSSSSKEVQNGEIEDEVEEGELRLSEGEEVENGEFVAEKRREFEGRMEKEESVAVDYWRKRHRVKGEFLLGKGDNGKFSLDDYENGELEQTEFRSWREQNDELENGEFVPEEWHDSEIMKEEDNYSRMRGYASRDKVRKCDSEGTPPLAKYRGEKDCGRRSNQLNKSSSRSEAKQDRKRRISSKIEDKEGFSKNEYQKSRSHGRKYLSGNRLKRHGTDSDSTDHRNFSDYDDTVSKSRRLSDNVTCSGYFDHHQQTSMDRPYRYSMSSRNMPSDRYSSRKYESSLSSKVIYDRHNNSLHQYERSPHEQTRYRDHRERSPTPAQHERSDYDRSRYQENRENPSYSDWSPHGGRIQENRESPSYSDWSPQRKDRTPIIREHSPVNRAGSSKYRKPNKKSGSHGKKQRQRGKKLQEKVHNVKKPDGRDSEFPAKEADNKKNLDSGYKSEKMANLQYHREEISSSPCLNKNDSLQVNGTTEELLSMEEDMDICNTPPHVPVAADSNLGKWFYLDQNGMDRGPFRLCDLKMLVEDGILISDHFIKHLDSDIWVTVENAASPLVASNFPSNTSDTVTQLETLPEPPDNELDDIGHVMRFASQRGDAKVADSSEPMICNISASEATPDFHLDERVGALLEGCTITPGRELEAVGEVLQMTFDKMEWEILGNCEEEHVDQKGERYSSHHLDDILKRRETSFSEPYVDSDNLSSCGDLFSGRWSCKGGDWKRNDEAFQDKSFGKKYVLNDGYPLCLMPRSGNEDPRRRQKDESCYPSNGRLNLPLWAFSSPDELNHSSSIIRLSQSKSVAVRGVRGTMLPVIRINTCVVKDHGSFVSEPRTKANVKDMYSLRASRHCSSTTDIKRPSEEGDLSIKNMHDQNSEGGLKSLTFINVPKDRLCTADDLELHVGDWYYLNGTGHEQGPLLSSEIQVLAEQGIIQKHASVFRKVDNIWVPVILVAQASQAAGKIKRETSCMSGDNSTDYHSESKCDALIETFPFNSLDSLHPHYIGYTRGKLHELVMKSYKSREFAAAINEVLEPWISARQPRKEMEKYTNNVSVNNRFQRSDQYRDIKRARLLVDGSEENHELEADVTAVQNDECLFEDLCKDVTFSKEDIAAEIQIGCWGLLDGLVLARVFHSLRADLKSLVHAASTCKHWRFVSKLYKDICVQADLSSVAPYCTDSMICSILECYNKKKITSLVLRGCTDITSGTLEGVLQLLPSISHVDIRGCSQFEDLISRFPSIIWVSSRGLHSRTRTLEHINERTSVFKISDGIGSQYEDSSGLRHYLENLSVRDGANQLFRRSLYKRSKLFDARRSSSILSRGAHLRRLVIRKSEKEYKKVEEFLTSRLKVIMKENTFDFFEPKVAEITRRMQNGYYAGHGLSSIKEDISRMCRDAMKRKNRGDARSMNNIITLFIRLATSLDNGSKSFHESEESIKTWRDDSPPGFYTASSKYRETNKLTDRRYAIRGNGSSFLNGVPDNGQYVSDEEIKRHLSKLNKRSMDLGSEASYGSSERTETDDNSSSSESELNFESEGRGKESRWDDYFNADDSCEAFSENREWGARMTNVSLVPPVTRKYEVLDRYVIVADEEEVERKMQVSLPDEYKEKLDLQRSGTDMSMEIPEIKDYKPRKRLGDEVLEQEVYGIDPYTHNLLLDSMPEDFDWPLSDKRVFIEDVLLRTLNKQARTFTGTEQAPMKYSLEPVIADILKTSEKDHDTRTIRVCRYILNSIKSRPKDNYVAYRKGLGVVCNKEGGFVKDDFVVEFLGEIYPAWKWFEKQDGIRSLQKDSKDPAPEFYNIYLERPKGDADGYDLVVIDAMHKANYASRICHSCSPNCEAKVTAIEGQYQIGIYTVRPIGYGEEVTFDYNSVTESKEEYEASVCLCGNHVCRGSYLNLTGEGAFQKVLKESHGILDRHQLMLEACEVNSVSEDDYIELGKAGLGSCLLGGLPDWLIAYSARLVRFINFERVKLPAEIIKHNTEEKNKYFAEVGSEYEKAEDEYEKAEAEVQAEGVYNQRLQNLALTLDKVRYVLRRVFGDPLEAPRPLERLSPVEAVSHVWKGEGSLVDELLHCLAPYMDDRELDSLKSSIHAHDPSGSEDIKGALRKSLLWLRDEVRNLPCSYKCRNDAAADLIHLYAYTKCFFRIREYKSVTSPPVYITPLDLGPKYADKLGSDCHEYCKTYGKNYCLGQLIFWYNQNAEPDCSLAEGSRGCLSLPDISSFYAKVNKPSRQRVYGPRTLKLMLARMEKHMQRPWPKEQIWSFENSIKIVGSPMLDAVLHNAPLDKDMVHWLKHRPSIFHAKWDR